A window of the Sphingomonas piscis genome harbors these coding sequences:
- a CDS encoding cupin domain-containing protein yields MKRGYCDNIEKQTVENEDFRRVVYTGHHLQLVLMTLQPGDEIGEEVHEDRDQFFRIEEGSGIIDIDGKENPVEDDFAVIVPAGARHNVRNTSQAPLRLYSIYGPPEHLDGVVQSSKAEADKRHPHEEWDGKTSE; encoded by the coding sequence ATGAAGCGCGGCTATTGCGACAATATCGAAAAGCAGACGGTCGAGAATGAGGATTTCCGCCGCGTCGTCTACACGGGCCATCATCTGCAACTGGTGCTGATGACGCTTCAGCCGGGCGATGAGATCGGCGAGGAGGTCCATGAGGACCGCGACCAGTTCTTCCGCATCGAGGAAGGGTCCGGGATCATCGACATCGACGGCAAAGAGAATCCGGTCGAGGACGATTTCGCGGTAATCGTCCCCGCGGGCGCGCGTCACAACGTCCGCAATACGAGCCAGGCACCGCTTCGGCTGTACTCCATCTACGGTCCGCCCGAGCATCTCGACGGGGTCGTCCAGTCGAGCAAGGCAGAGGCTGACAAGCGCCACCCGCACGAAGAATGGGACGGAAAGACCAGCGAATGA
- a CDS encoding glycosyltransferase family 2 protein produces MRHERLTADFADAASALPLEVAVVVPTLNEVGNVEALIANLSLVLAGRGWEVVFVDDNSSDGTSGLIRSIGRDLRHVRVVERVGRRGLSSAVIEGILATAAPTVVVMDGDLQHDAGILPQLIDAVTLDGADIAIGTRYNQGGTVGDWDAGRARMSRLATRLGQVALGTNVSDPMSGFFAVDRTAFERSLPKLSGIGFKILLDLLASSPTTLRVAEVPYSFGKRVAGESKLGARVLAEYAELIAEKSIGRFVPVRMFKFLFVGGLGVFVHLGVLTTALHAGYSFLAAQTAAVMIAIASNFFLNNSFTYADRKLRGWKVIPGLASFYAISAAGAVANIGIGNWMAGQDERWWVAGMAGVIVGAVWNFAMSGSVTWRK; encoded by the coding sequence ATGCGTCACGAGCGTTTGACTGCGGACTTTGCCGATGCCGCAAGCGCCCTACCCCTCGAGGTGGCCGTTGTCGTTCCCACCCTGAACGAAGTTGGGAACGTCGAGGCGCTCATTGCCAACCTGTCTCTCGTTCTCGCGGGACGGGGCTGGGAGGTCGTTTTCGTTGACGACAATTCTTCCGACGGCACCAGCGGTCTTATCCGCAGCATCGGACGGGACCTGCGTCATGTCCGGGTCGTGGAACGTGTTGGACGACGCGGCCTCTCCTCGGCCGTAATCGAGGGTATTCTCGCCACTGCGGCGCCGACGGTGGTCGTCATGGATGGTGACCTGCAACATGATGCCGGCATCCTGCCGCAGCTGATCGATGCGGTTACCTTGGACGGTGCGGATATCGCGATCGGCACCCGGTACAATCAGGGCGGAACCGTCGGAGACTGGGACGCGGGCCGCGCCCGCATGAGCCGCCTGGCGACGCGCCTGGGTCAGGTTGCGCTCGGCACCAATGTCAGCGATCCTATGAGCGGCTTTTTCGCCGTCGATCGAACGGCGTTCGAGAGATCGCTCCCAAAATTGTCGGGGATCGGTTTCAAGATCCTGCTGGACTTACTTGCATCATCGCCGACGACGCTGCGCGTCGCCGAAGTGCCATATAGCTTTGGGAAGCGGGTTGCCGGTGAAAGCAAGCTCGGCGCACGCGTCCTTGCGGAATATGCTGAACTGATCGCCGAGAAGTCGATTGGACGCTTCGTTCCAGTCCGCATGTTCAAGTTCCTCTTCGTTGGCGGTCTGGGGGTGTTCGTCCATCTCGGCGTGCTCACCACCGCGCTTCATGCAGGCTATTCCTTCCTCGCCGCGCAGACGGCAGCCGTGATGATCGCGATCGCCTCAAACTTCTTCCTCAACAACAGCTTCACCTACGCGGATCGCAAGCTGCGAGGGTGGAAGGTCATCCCGGGCCTCGCTTCTTTCTACGCGATCTCGGCCGCCGGTGCCGTGGCCAACATCGGCATTGGCAACTGGATGGCGGGACAGGACGAGCGCTGGTGGGTCGCCGGCATGGCAGGCGTCATCGTCGGTGCCGTCTGGAACTTCGCCATGTCGGGGTCCGTGACGTGGCGCAAATGA
- a CDS encoding NAD(P)-dependent alcohol dehydrogenase, whose amino-acid sequence MTFQPARAIGANSADEALHQFNIERREPGPRDVAIRIAYCGVCHSDLHTIKGEWGGTLYPCVPGHEIVGEVVAVGGDVTRFKTGDAVGVGCMVDSCQHCASCAEGEEQYCENGLVGTYNGATQDPPGHTLGGYSDSIVVDERFVLKVSHPADQLAAVAPLLCAGITTYSPLRHWNVGPGKKVGIVGIGGLGHMGVKLAHAMGAHTVAFTTSESKRQDAYDLGADEVVISRDPEQMAAHGRSFDFILNTVAAPHNLDAFTSLLKVNGTMCLVGVPAEPHPSPNVGVLIFGRRAIAGSLIGGIRETQEMLDFCAEHGITSDIEMIRGDQINEAYERMLRSDVKYRFVIDIATFAA is encoded by the coding sequence ATGACCTTTCAGCCGGCCAGAGCAATCGGCGCCAACAGCGCTGATGAGGCGCTCCATCAGTTCAATATCGAGCGTCGTGAGCCCGGTCCTCGCGACGTGGCCATACGCATTGCATACTGCGGGGTCTGCCACTCCGACCTTCACACCATTAAGGGTGAGTGGGGCGGCACGCTCTACCCTTGCGTCCCCGGCCATGAGATTGTCGGCGAAGTCGTAGCGGTCGGCGGCGACGTCACCCGTTTCAAGACTGGCGACGCGGTCGGTGTGGGCTGCATGGTCGACAGCTGCCAGCATTGCGCCTCCTGTGCCGAGGGCGAAGAGCAATATTGCGAGAACGGGTTGGTCGGAACCTACAACGGTGCGACGCAGGACCCGCCGGGACACACGCTGGGCGGCTATTCAGACAGCATCGTGGTGGACGAACGCTTCGTCCTCAAGGTGAGCCACCCGGCCGATCAACTTGCGGCGGTCGCACCGTTGCTTTGCGCCGGAATCACGACCTATTCGCCGCTGCGCCACTGGAACGTCGGCCCCGGCAAGAAGGTCGGCATCGTCGGGATCGGCGGCCTCGGTCACATGGGTGTGAAGCTTGCTCACGCCATGGGCGCGCATACGGTTGCCTTCACGACCTCCGAGAGCAAGCGGCAGGACGCCTACGACCTTGGTGCTGACGAGGTCGTCATTTCGCGGGATCCCGAGCAAATGGCCGCGCATGGGCGGAGTTTCGACTTCATCCTCAACACCGTCGCGGCGCCACACAATCTCGACGCCTTTACCTCGCTGTTGAAGGTCAACGGCACAATGTGCCTGGTCGGCGTTCCCGCGGAGCCCCATCCGTCCCCCAATGTCGGTGTGCTGATCTTCGGGCGCCGCGCAATTGCGGGATCCCTGATCGGCGGCATTCGCGAGACCCAGGAAATGCTCGATTTCTGCGCCGAGCACGGCATCACCTCCGACATTGAGATGATCCGCGGCGACCAGATCAACGAGGCCTATGAGCGGATGCTGCGGAGCGACGTTAAGTACCGCTTCGTCATCGATATCGCGACGTTCGCTGCCTGA
- the rpsJ gene encoding 30S ribosomal protein S10 translates to METQNIRIRLKAFDHRVLDQATGDIADTARRTGALIRGPIPLPTRIEKFTVNRSPHVDKKSREQFEVRTYKRLLDIVQPTPQTVDALMKLDLAAGVDVEIKLA, encoded by the coding sequence ATGGAAACGCAGAATATTCGTATTCGCCTGAAGGCGTTCGATCATCGAGTGCTCGATCAGGCAACCGGCGACATCGCCGACACTGCCCGTCGCACGGGCGCTCTCATTCGCGGTCCCATTCCTTTGCCGACGCGTATCGAGAAGTTCACCGTCAACCGCTCGCCCCACGTCGACAAGAAGTCGCGCGAGCAGTTCGAGGTGCGCACCTACAAGAGGCTGCTCGACATCGTTCAGCCGACCCCGCAAACGGTCGATGCGCTCATGAAGCTCGATCTCGCCGCGGGTGTAGACGTGGAGATCAAACTGGCGTAA
- the rplD gene encoding 50S ribosomal protein L4, with the protein MKVQVQTLDAGKGGDIELNDEIFSVEPRADILHRVVTWQLEKRRGTARGARERSDVARTGKKFGKQKGGGTARHGDRRAPIFVGGGKAHGPRVRDFNPSLNKKVRALGLKMALSSKAASGQLVVVDNLDVADGKTKVLREKLGGLGFGKTALVIDGDALNVGFARASSNLSSINLMPAVGANVYDIMRHETLVLTRAAVEKLEARFNG; encoded by the coding sequence ATGAAGGTCCAAGTTCAGACCCTCGACGCCGGCAAGGGCGGCGACATCGAGCTCAACGACGAGATCTTCTCGGTTGAGCCGCGCGCCGACATCCTTCACCGCGTCGTTACCTGGCAGCTCGAGAAGCGCCGCGGCACCGCCCGTGGTGCCCGCGAGCGGTCGGATGTTGCCCGCACCGGCAAGAAGTTCGGCAAGCAGAAGGGCGGCGGTACCGCTCGTCACGGCGATCGCCGCGCACCTATCTTCGTCGGCGGCGGCAAGGCCCACGGCCCGCGTGTCCGCGACTTCAACCCGTCGCTGAACAAGAAGGTTCGTGCGCTCGGCCTCAAGATGGCGCTTTCATCGAAGGCGGCTTCGGGCCAGCTGGTGGTCGTCGACAACCTCGATGTCGCCGACGGCAAGACCAAGGTGCTTCGCGAGAAGCTCGGCGGCCTCGGCTTCGGCAAGACCGCTCTGGTGATCGATGGCGATGCGCTCAACGTCGGCTTCGCCCGCGCCTCGTCGAACCTGTCGAGCATCAACCTGATGCCGGCGGTCGGCGCCAACGTCTACGACATCATGCGCCACGAGACGCTGGTCCTGACCCGCGCCGCGGTCGAGAAACTGGAGGCCCGGTTCAATGGCTAA
- the tuf gene encoding elongation factor Tu — translation MAKAKFERNKPHCNIGTIGHVDHGKTSLTAAITKVLSKHGGGEAVDFANIDKAPEERERGITISTAHVEYETEARHYAHVDCPGHADYVKNMITGAAQMDGAILVVSAADGPMPQTKEHILLAAQVGVPTMVVFLNKVDQVDDPELLELVELEIREELSKRGFDGDNIPIVAGSALAVLEDRDQNIGDEKILELMKAVDDWIPQPERPLDKPFLMPIEDVFSISGRGTVVTGRVETGVVKVGEEVEIVGIKDTKKTVVTGVEMFRKLLDQGQAGDNIGALIRGVGREEVERGQVLCKPGSITPHTDFQAEVYVLSKDEGGRHTPFFANYRPQFYFRTTDVTGEVQLPEGTEMVMPGDNVSLGVKLIAPIAMDTGLRFAIREGGRTVGAGVVGNITK, via the coding sequence ATGGCGAAGGCTAAATTTGAGCGGAACAAGCCGCACTGCAACATCGGCACCATCGGTCACGTCGACCATGGCAAGACGTCGCTGACGGCCGCGATCACCAAGGTGCTGTCGAAGCATGGCGGCGGCGAAGCCGTCGATTTCGCCAACATCGACAAGGCTCCGGAAGAGCGCGAGCGTGGCATCACCATCTCGACCGCGCACGTCGAGTATGAGACGGAAGCCCGTCACTATGCGCACGTCGACTGCCCGGGTCACGCCGACTATGTGAAGAACATGATCACCGGTGCCGCCCAGATGGACGGCGCGATCCTGGTCGTGTCGGCCGCTGACGGTCCGATGCCGCAGACCAAGGAGCACATCCTGCTCGCGGCGCAGGTCGGCGTTCCGACCATGGTCGTCTTCCTCAACAAGGTCGACCAGGTTGACGATCCCGAGCTGCTCGAGCTCGTCGAGCTGGAAATCCGTGAAGAGCTTTCCAAGCGCGGCTTCGACGGCGACAACATTCCGATCGTTGCCGGTTCGGCGCTCGCGGTTCTTGAAGACCGCGACCAGAACATCGGCGACGAGAAGATCCTCGAGCTCATGAAGGCCGTTGACGACTGGATCCCGCAGCCGGAGCGTCCGCTCGACAAGCCGTTCCTGATGCCGATCGAAGACGTGTTCTCGATCTCGGGCCGCGGCACCGTCGTGACCGGCCGCGTCGAGACCGGCGTCGTCAAGGTTGGCGAAGAAGTCGAGATCGTCGGCATCAAGGACACCAAGAAGACCGTCGTGACCGGCGTCGAAATGTTCCGCAAGCTGCTCGATCAGGGCCAGGCCGGCGACAACATCGGTGCGCTGATCCGCGGCGTCGGCCGTGAAGAGGTCGAGCGTGGCCAGGTTCTCTGCAAGCCGGGCTCGATCACGCCGCACACGGACTTCCAGGCGGAAGTCTACGTCCTGTCGAAGGACGAGGGCGGCCGTCACACGCCGTTCTTCGCGAACTACCGTCCGCAGTTCTACTTCCGCACGACCGACGTGACGGGCGAAGTGCAGCTGCCGGAAGGCACCGAGATGGTCATGCCGGGCGACAACGTCTCCCTTGGCGTGAAGCTGATCGCTCCGATCGCCATGGACACCGGCCTCCGCTTCGCGATCCGCGAAGGCGGCCGTACCGTCGGCGCCGGCGTGGTGGGCAACATCACTAAGTAA
- the rplC gene encoding 50S ribosomal protein L3 encodes MRTGVIAKKVGMTRLFQADGRHVPVTVLQLEELQVVGRREADRDGYTAVQLGAGTAKAKNVAKPQRAAFGKAEVEPKAKVVEFRVAEDALLDVGSTISAEHFVPGQLVDVSGVTQGKGFAGAMKRWGFGGLRATHGVSVSHRSHGSTGNRQDPGRVFKNKKMAGHMGARNRTQQNLEIVRTDVARGLLFVKGSVPGHKGSWLTVQDAIKLPRNENVPYPAGILTRDTVIEETPAGLVDDAAVHEIPALPGAEEVAAIAAEQEAGALPEATETNDAPAGDTPAGDESKEG; translated from the coding sequence ATGCGCACTGGCGTGATCGCGAAGAAAGTAGGAATGACCCGCCTGTTCCAGGCAGACGGCCGGCACGTCCCCGTGACCGTCCTCCAACTGGAAGAGCTGCAGGTCGTCGGCCGCCGCGAGGCCGATCGTGATGGATATACCGCCGTTCAGCTCGGCGCCGGCACCGCGAAGGCGAAGAATGTCGCCAAGCCGCAGCGTGCCGCTTTCGGCAAGGCCGAAGTCGAGCCCAAGGCAAAGGTCGTCGAATTCCGCGTTGCCGAGGATGCGCTCCTCGACGTCGGTTCGACCATTTCCGCAGAACATTTCGTACCCGGCCAGCTGGTCGACGTCTCCGGCGTCACCCAGGGCAAGGGCTTTGCCGGCGCCATGAAGCGCTGGGGCTTCGGTGGTCTTCGCGCCACCCACGGCGTGTCCGTGTCGCACCGTTCGCACGGTTCGACCGGTAACCGCCAGGATCCGGGCCGCGTCTTCAAGAACAAGAAGATGGCCGGCCACATGGGCGCCCGCAACCGCACGCAGCAGAACCTCGAGATCGTCCGCACGGACGTCGCTCGCGGCCTCCTGTTCGTGAAGGGCTCAGTTCCGGGCCACAAGGGCAGCTGGCTGACCGTTCAGGACGCCATCAAGCTCCCGCGCAACGAGAATGTGCCGTATCCGGCTGGCATTCTCACCCGCGACACCGTGATCGAGGAAACGCCGGCCGGACTGGTCGACGATGCCGCGGTTCACGAAATCCCGGCGCTCCCGGGTGCCGAGGAAGTCGCAGCGATCGCCGCCGAGCAGGAAGCCGGCGCGCTCCCGGAAGCGACCGAGACCAATGATGCTCCGGCCGGCGACACGCCCGCTGGCGACGAGAGCAAGGAAGGCTAA
- the fusA gene encoding elongation factor G, with amino-acid sequence MARSHPLERYRNIGIMAHIDAGKTTTTERILYYTGKSYKIGEVHEGTATMDWMEQEQERGITITSAATTCVWRAAEGKGEEHRINIIDTPGHVDFTIEVERSLRVLDGAVACFDGVAGVEPQSETVWRQADKYGVPRMCFVNKLDRTGASFDYCVQSIIDRLGARPAVLYLPIGIESDFKGLVDLVENRAIIWLEESLGAKFEYQDIPDDLKDKAAEARQNLVELAVEQDDEAMEAYLEGNEPDVATLKALIRKGTLNMSFVPVVCGSAFKNKGVQPLLDAVVDYLPSPLDVPAIKGILPDGSEDSRASDDNAPFSALAFKIMNDPFVGTLTFARIYSGKLETSSQVTNSVKDKKEKVGRMLLMHANEREDIQIAYAGDIVALAGLKDTTTGDTLCAPNAPIILERMEFPDPVIELSVEPKTKADQEKMGVALNRLAREDPSFRVSTDHESGQTIIKGMGELHLEILVDRMKREFKVEANVGAPQVAYREYLAKPVELTYTHKKQSGGSGQFGEVKVNLIPGERGSGFQFFDEIKGGNIPKEYIPSVEKGMRETAETGSLIGFPIIDFEVHLTDGKYHDVDSSALAFEITGRGAMREAAQKAGIKLLEPIMRVEVVTPEDYLGDVIGDLNSRRGQIQGTDTRGNAQAVEAMVPLANMFGYVNQLRSFTQGRAQYTMQFSHYDEVPQNVADEVKAKLA; translated from the coding sequence ATGGCCCGCAGCCATCCGCTCGAACGTTATCGCAATATCGGCATCATGGCGCACATCGACGCCGGCAAGACGACGACAACCGAGCGCATCCTTTATTACACCGGCAAGTCCTACAAGATCGGCGAAGTGCACGAAGGCACCGCCACCATGGACTGGATGGAGCAGGAGCAGGAGCGGGGCATCACCATCACCTCCGCCGCCACCACCTGCGTGTGGCGCGCCGCTGAAGGCAAGGGCGAAGAGCACCGCATCAACATCATCGACACCCCGGGCCACGTCGACTTCACCATTGAAGTCGAGCGTTCGCTGCGCGTCCTCGACGGCGCGGTCGCCTGCTTCGACGGCGTTGCCGGTGTGGAGCCGCAGTCGGAGACGGTGTGGCGGCAGGCCGACAAGTATGGCGTTCCGCGCATGTGCTTCGTCAACAAGCTCGACCGCACCGGCGCCAGCTTTGACTATTGCGTACAGTCGATCATCGACCGCTTGGGCGCGCGGCCGGCCGTGCTTTATCTCCCGATCGGTATCGAGAGCGATTTCAAGGGCCTCGTCGACCTGGTCGAGAACCGCGCGATTATCTGGCTCGAGGAGAGCCTGGGCGCGAAGTTCGAATATCAGGACATCCCCGACGACCTGAAGGACAAGGCCGCTGAAGCGCGCCAGAACCTGGTCGAGCTTGCCGTCGAGCAGGACGACGAGGCGATGGAAGCCTATCTCGAGGGCAATGAGCCCGACGTCGCGACGCTGAAGGCGCTGATCCGCAAGGGCACGCTCAACATGTCGTTCGTGCCGGTGGTCTGCGGCTCGGCGTTCAAGAACAAGGGCGTCCAGCCCCTGCTCGACGCGGTTGTGGACTATCTGCCGAGCCCGCTCGACGTTCCCGCCATTAAGGGCATCCTTCCCGACGGCAGCGAAGATTCGCGCGCCTCGGACGACAATGCGCCCTTCTCGGCGCTGGCGTTCAAGATCATGAACGATCCGTTTGTCGGCACCCTGACCTTTGCCCGCATCTACTCGGGCAAGCTGGAGACCTCCTCGCAGGTCACCAACTCGGTCAAGGACAAGAAGGAAAAGGTCGGCCGCATGCTGCTGATGCATGCGAACGAGCGTGAGGACATCCAGATCGCTTACGCCGGCGACATCGTCGCCCTAGCGGGTCTCAAGGACACGACAACCGGCGACACCCTGTGTGCACCGAATGCACCGATCATCCTGGAGCGCATGGAGTTCCCGGATCCGGTCATCGAGCTGTCGGTCGAACCCAAGACCAAGGCGGACCAGGAGAAGATGGGCGTCGCGCTCAACCGTCTCGCCCGCGAGGATCCGAGCTTCCGCGTGTCGACCGATCACGAATCCGGCCAGACGATCATCAAGGGAATGGGGGAGCTCCACCTCGAGATTCTCGTCGACCGCATGAAGCGTGAGTTCAAGGTCGAGGCAAACGTCGGTGCGCCGCAGGTCGCCTATCGCGAATATCTCGCGAAGCCCGTCGAGCTCACCTACACGCATAAGAAGCAGTCGGGCGGCTCCGGCCAGTTCGGCGAAGTCAAGGTCAACCTCATCCCCGGTGAGCGCGGCTCGGGCTTCCAGTTCTTCGACGAGATCAAGGGCGGCAATATTCCCAAGGAATATATTCCCTCGGTCGAGAAGGGCATGCGCGAAACGGCCGAGACCGGATCGCTCATCGGCTTCCCGATCATCGACTTCGAAGTGCACCTGACCGACGGTAAGTATCACGACGTCGACTCCTCGGCGCTGGCCTTTGAAATTACCGGTCGCGGCGCAATGCGCGAAGCGGCGCAGAAGGCGGGCATCAAGCTGCTCGAGCCGATCATGCGCGTTGAAGTCGTCACCCCCGAGGACTATCTCGGCGACGTCATCGGCGACTTGAACAGCCGCCGTGGTCAGATCCAGGGCACCGACACCCGCGGCAATGCGCAGGCGGTCGAGGCCATGGTGCCGCTGGCCAACATGTTCGGCTATGTGAACCAGCTGCGTTCCTTCACCCAGGGACGTGCGCAGTACACGATGCAGTTCTCGCACTATGACGAAGTGCCGCAGAACGTTGCCGACGAAGTGAAGGCGAAGCTGGCGTAA
- a CDS encoding DUF3140 domain-containing protein, with the protein METLDRDQVLKDFHDAVNMTASEIERWLKTPESREVGWKGEDGGDAESVGHASGRKIASILRNGHAKLSPADYDHMRKVTGYVHRHLAQRPKEVEHSHWRYSLMNWGHDPLKN; encoded by the coding sequence ATGGAAACACTCGACCGCGACCAGGTGCTGAAGGACTTCCACGATGCGGTGAACATGACCGCGTCAGAGATCGAGCGCTGGCTGAAAACGCCCGAAAGCAGGGAAGTGGGCTGGAAGGGCGAGGACGGCGGCGACGCTGAGAGCGTCGGGCATGCCAGCGGGCGAAAGATCGCCTCGATCCTGCGCAACGGTCACGCCAAGCTCTCGCCGGCGGACTATGACCATATGCGCAAGGTCACCGGCTATGTTCACCGCCATCTTGCGCAACGGCCCAAAGAGGTGGAGCACTCCCACTGGCGCTACAGCCTCATGAATTGGGGGCATGATCCGTTGAAAAACTGA
- the rpsL gene encoding 30S ribosomal protein S12: protein MPTINQLIRKGREPQKAKSKVPAMEQNPQKRGVCTRVYTTTPKKPNSALRKVAKVRLTNSREVISYIPGEGHNLQEHSVVLIRGGRVRDLPGVRYHVLRGVLDTQGVKDRKQSRSKYGAKRPK from the coding sequence ATGCCAACGATTAACCAGCTGATCCGCAAGGGTCGCGAGCCGCAGAAGGCCAAGTCCAAGGTCCCTGCGATGGAACAGAACCCGCAGAAGCGCGGCGTTTGCACCCGCGTCTATACGACGACCCCGAAGAAGCCGAACTCGGCGCTGCGCAAGGTGGCCAAGGTCCGCCTGACCAACAGCCGCGAAGTGATCAGCTACATCCCCGGCGAAGGCCACAACCTCCAGGAGCACAGCGTTGTGCTGATCCGTGGCGGCCGTGTGCGCGACCTTCCGGGTGTCCGCTACCACGTGCTTCGCGGCGTCCTCGACACGCAGGGCGTCAAGGACCGCAAGCAGTCCCGTTCCAAGTACGGCGCCAAGCGCCCGAAGTAA
- the rpsG gene encoding 30S ribosomal protein S7, protein MSRRRRPEKREILPDPKFGDQVLSKFMNSVMLDGKKSVAESIVYGALESVETRLKREPLGVFHDALNNVKPGIEVRSRRVGGATYQVPVEVRAERAQALAIRWLISAARSRSEKTMAGRLSGELMDAAQNRGNAVKKREDTHRMAEANRAFSHYRW, encoded by the coding sequence ATGTCCCGTCGTCGCCGCCCAGAGAAGCGCGAGATCCTGCCGGACCCGAAGTTCGGCGATCAGGTGCTTTCCAAGTTCATGAACAGCGTCATGCTCGACGGCAAGAAGTCCGTCGCAGAGAGCATCGTCTATGGCGCGCTTGAGAGTGTCGAGACCCGCCTGAAGCGCGAACCGCTTGGCGTGTTCCATGACGCGCTCAACAATGTGAAGCCGGGCATCGAGGTCCGCAGCCGCCGCGTCGGCGGTGCGACCTACCAGGTTCCGGTGGAAGTCCGTGCCGAGCGCGCCCAGGCGCTGGCGATCCGCTGGCTCATCTCCGCGGCTCGTTCGCGCTCGGAGAAGACCATGGCTGGCCGTCTGTCGGGTGAGCTGATGGATGCTGCGCAGAACCGCGGCAACGCCGTCAAGAAGCGCGAAGACACGCACCGTATGGCCGAAGCGAACCGCGCCTTCAGCCACTACCGCTGGTAG
- the lpdA gene encoding dihydrolipoyl dehydrogenase, whose translation MAEQYDLIVLGSGPGGYVAAIRGAQLGLKTAIVERENLGGICLNWGCIPTKALLRSAEVFHQMQNAKAYGLAATGVAADLAAVVQRSRGVASQLNKGVTGLMKKNKIAVHMGVGKLTAANKISVTGQDGKTTDLEGKHIIVATGARARELPFAKSDGKRIWTYRHAMTPAEMPTELLVIGSGAIGIEFASFYNDMGAKVTVVEMLDRIVPVEDTEVSDFLAKSLKKQGMTILTGAGVESLAADGQGVAAKIKTSDGKVADHRFSHVIVAVGIVPNTEEIGLEALGVKTTKGHIDTDPMCRTSVKGLWAIGDVTAPPWLAHKASHEGVIAAEAIAQELGNKDVHPHAMNAASIPGCTYCRPQVASVGMTEAKAKEAGYEVKVGKFPFIGNGKAIALGETEGFIKTVFDGKTGELLGAHMIGAEVTELIQGYTVGKQAELVETDFMQTVFPHPTLSEMMHESVLAAHGKVIHI comes from the coding sequence ATGGCTGAACAATATGACCTCATCGTCCTCGGCTCCGGTCCCGGCGGCTACGTCGCCGCGATCCGGGGCGCGCAGCTGGGGTTGAAGACCGCTATTGTCGAGCGCGAGAACCTGGGCGGCATCTGCCTCAATTGGGGGTGCATCCCGACCAAGGCACTGCTGCGGTCGGCCGAGGTGTTTCACCAGATGCAGAATGCAAAGGCTTACGGGCTCGCGGCTACCGGGGTTGCGGCCGACCTCGCTGCCGTAGTCCAGCGCAGCCGCGGCGTGGCGTCCCAACTCAACAAGGGCGTCACCGGCCTAATGAAGAAGAACAAGATTGCGGTGCACATGGGTGTCGGCAAGCTCACCGCCGCCAACAAGATCAGCGTTACCGGCCAGGATGGCAAGACCACCGATCTCGAGGGCAAACACATCATTGTCGCCACCGGGGCGCGGGCGCGCGAGCTGCCGTTCGCCAAGTCGGATGGCAAGCGCATCTGGACCTACCGCCACGCGATGACTCCGGCCGAGATGCCGACCGAGCTGCTGGTCATCGGTTCGGGCGCGATCGGCATCGAGTTCGCAAGCTTCTACAACGACATGGGCGCCAAGGTGACGGTCGTCGAAATGCTAGACCGGATCGTGCCCGTCGAGGATACGGAGGTCAGCGACTTCCTCGCCAAGAGCCTCAAGAAGCAGGGCATGACCATCCTGACCGGCGCCGGCGTCGAGAGCCTGGCCGCGGACGGGCAGGGCGTCGCCGCCAAGATCAAGACCAGCGACGGCAAGGTCGCGGATCATCGCTTCAGCCACGTCATCGTTGCCGTCGGGATCGTTCCGAACACGGAAGAGATTGGTTTGGAGGCGCTCGGCGTGAAGACCACCAAGGGCCACATCGACACCGACCCGATGTGCCGCACCAGCGTCAAGGGCCTGTGGGCGATCGGCGATGTCACGGCGCCGCCCTGGCTCGCGCACAAGGCCAGCCACGAGGGCGTGATCGCCGCCGAAGCCATTGCCCAGGAGCTCGGCAACAAGGACGTCCACCCGCACGCGATGAATGCCGCCAGCATCCCGGGCTGCACCTATTGCCGTCCGCAGGTCGCAAGCGTTGGAATGACCGAAGCCAAGGCCAAGGAAGCGGGCTATGAGGTGAAGGTCGGCAAATTCCCCTTCATCGGCAACGGCAAGGCCATCGCCCTGGGTGAGACCGAAGGGTTCATCAAGACGGTCTTCGATGGCAAGACCGGCGAATTGCTGGGCGCCCACATGATCGGTGCGGAAGTCACCGAGCTCATTCAAGGGTACACCGTCGGCAAGCAGGCGGAGCTGGTCGAGACGGATTTCATGCAGACCGTCTTCCCCCATCCGACGCTGAGCGAGATGATGCACGAAAGCGTGCTCGCCGCTCACGGCAAGGTGATCCACATCTGA